In Aquiflexum balticum DSM 16537, a single genomic region encodes these proteins:
- a CDS encoding BCCT family transporter yields MFFNKAIDTQKLTFILSLAFCLLFLIPAVAFPELFKIKLGEWTASSMGIFGGFYLWLGFLAVVLLLILAFSPIGKKRLGKEKPEYGWFSWIAMLYSTGMGGGLMLRAVQEPVYYFSNPPRTSVFSDSEFALQYTFFHWGLTPWAFYGLFGLIISYNLYIRKKSILGSAFLGKRFENTVWVSIVDLLIIICTLLGVVAGVGLGSRQLLSALVYLTAWDQLASGNTIFIVLLVCFLATFSAFIGVNRGIRVLSNFNIGMASILLLFVWIVGSEWSALGNLFRSMGAYLWEFVPMSLNLKSHQVSKEFLIDWTYFYWAFWLAWAPFTGVFIARISEGRTIRQFIIGVIFVPSFGTFLWFSVFGGNAFWLLETGRVVLEDFGSIYSSLFNFLEAFPFSALSNTVASILVFTFLITSIDSAIFVLSMFSDNGKTEPNKRFRLFWGITIAIFAMAVIWIGKESLLESVSQLMILFALPFSFLFSGMILYFIYQLYFNKTHEQKS; encoded by the coding sequence ATGTTTTTTAATAAGGCAATCGATACGCAAAAACTGACCTTTATCCTTTCATTGGCTTTTTGCCTTTTGTTCTTAATTCCTGCCGTAGCTTTTCCTGAATTATTCAAAATAAAATTAGGCGAATGGACAGCTTCCAGCATGGGGATTTTTGGAGGGTTTTACTTGTGGTTGGGTTTTTTGGCAGTTGTCCTGTTATTGATTCTGGCCTTTTCACCTATAGGAAAAAAAAGATTGGGAAAGGAAAAACCGGAATATGGCTGGTTTTCCTGGATTGCCATGTTGTATAGTACCGGAATGGGAGGAGGATTAATGTTGAGGGCTGTTCAGGAACCGGTTTATTATTTTTCCAATCCGCCCAGAACATCAGTTTTCAGTGATAGCGAGTTTGCGCTTCAATATACCTTTTTTCATTGGGGTTTGACCCCTTGGGCCTTTTATGGGCTATTTGGCCTGATTATCAGTTATAATCTCTATATCAGAAAAAAAAGTATTCTGGGTTCTGCTTTTTTGGGGAAAAGATTTGAAAATACGGTCTGGGTATCCATAGTTGACCTTTTGATCATTATCTGTACACTTTTAGGCGTGGTAGCCGGAGTAGGCCTGGGAAGTAGACAGCTGTTAAGTGCCTTGGTTTATTTGACAGCATGGGACCAACTGGCTTCGGGAAATACAATCTTCATTGTCTTGTTGGTATGTTTTCTGGCTACCTTTTCAGCCTTCATAGGCGTGAATAGGGGGATTCGGGTTCTTTCTAATTTTAACATAGGAATGGCTTCCATCTTATTGTTATTTGTCTGGATTGTAGGAAGTGAATGGTCGGCATTGGGTAATCTTTTCAGATCTATGGGAGCTTACCTGTGGGAATTTGTTCCCATGAGCCTGAATCTAAAAAGCCATCAGGTTTCAAAGGAATTTTTGATAGACTGGACTTATTTCTATTGGGCATTTTGGTTGGCATGGGCCCCATTTACCGGTGTATTTATAGCAAGAATTTCAGAGGGAAGGACCATCCGCCAATTTATCATTGGAGTGATTTTTGTCCCTTCTTTTGGGACATTTCTATGGTTTTCTGTTTTTGGAGGGAATGCATTCTGGCTTCTGGAAACAGGCAGGGTCGTTTTGGAAGATTTTGGATCTATCTACAGCAGTTTATTCAATTTCTTGGAAGCTTTTCCTTTTTCTGCCTTGAGCAATACTGTGGCATCTATATTGGTATTTACCTTCCTGATCACCTCCATAGATTCGGCCATATTTGTGCTGAGTATGTTTTCGGACAATGGAAAAACGGAACCTAACAAACGTTTTAGGCTGTTTTGGGGAATTACCATAGCTATATTTGCCATGGCGGTGATATGGATAGGCAAAGAGAGTCTTTTGGAATCTGTTAGTCAACTGATGATCCTATTCGCGTTGCCATTTAGTTTTTTGTTTTCAGGAATGATCCTTTACTTTATCTATCAGCTATATTTTAATAAGACTCATGAACAGAAATCATAA
- a CDS encoding DUF2062 domain-containing protein gives MWFRNYQQKIKRLFLQGLNPKELAMSIALAFWIGIFPIYGTTTVILTFLALKLKLNLPIMIAVSYALTPIQFLLLIPFIRIGEFVLGFQPMALDLSTLKASFSSGLFETLSVFSGRLALAVGAWILVALPISVLLYIILFQIFRKVKRFKTENQLDSV, from the coding sequence ATGTGGTTTAGAAATTATCAACAAAAAATAAAACGATTGTTTCTGCAGGGACTGAATCCAAAGGAATTGGCAATGAGTATTGCATTGGCTTTTTGGATAGGCATTTTCCCTATTTATGGCACTACAACAGTTATTCTTACTTTTTTAGCCCTGAAATTAAAACTCAATCTCCCTATTATGATTGCTGTCAGCTATGCACTGACCCCAATACAATTTTTGTTGTTAATTCCTTTTATAAGGATAGGAGAATTTGTTTTAGGTTTTCAGCCAATGGCATTGGATTTATCTACCCTGAAAGCCTCATTTTCTTCGGGCCTGTTTGAAACTCTCTCAGTTTTTTCCGGAAGATTGGCACTGGCGGTAGGTGCCTGGATATTAGTAGCTCTACCTATATCAGTTTTGCTGTACATAATTCTGTTTCAGATTTTCAGAAAAGTAAAAAGATTCAAAACTGAAAATCAACTGGATTCTGTTTAA
- a CDS encoding helix-turn-helix domain-containing protein encodes MKPFNNEQLFSTIELALAQMESGRNQELDFELIDKKMPEPLSSREKEVLACIFKSMNTKATSETLFISTNTVKFHLKNLYEKIGAHNRLELIVTLKNMILK; translated from the coding sequence GTGAAGCCCTTCAATAATGAGCAGTTATTTTCAACTATTGAGCTGGCTTTGGCTCAAATGGAAAGTGGAAGGAACCAGGAATTGGATTTTGAACTGATCGACAAGAAAATGCCTGAACCATTAAGTTCTAGAGAAAAAGAGGTTTTGGCCTGTATTTTTAAAAGTATGAACACCAAAGCAACTTCTGAGACACTTTTTATTAGCACAAACACGGTGAAGTTTCATCTGAAAAACCTTTATGAAAAAATAGGGGCCCATAATAGGTTAGAACTGATTGTCACATTGAAAAATATGATATTGAAGTAA
- a CDS encoding DinB family protein: protein MKNTILILLILFYSVPLKAQNFFTSQYPQVWERASEYTLEVAKAMPEENYGFKPEADAMTFGGQLLHIVDNISFLTRLISGESKTFYDRTKAEELNKDEIIEILENANDYVGSLISGISTDDLNTAIEFRKLEMSKENIFYLLRDHQVHHRGQCIVYLRMAGVKAPPYVGW from the coding sequence ATGAAAAACACAATACTGATTCTTCTAATCTTATTTTATTCCGTTCCACTGAAAGCCCAAAACTTCTTTACTTCCCAATATCCTCAAGTTTGGGAAAGAGCATCCGAATATACCCTAGAAGTGGCCAAAGCTATGCCCGAAGAAAATTATGGATTCAAACCGGAAGCAGATGCCATGACTTTTGGGGGACAGCTGCTTCATATTGTGGATAATATCAGCTTTCTGACCCGGCTCATTTCAGGCGAATCCAAAACTTTTTATGACCGGACCAAAGCAGAAGAACTAAACAAGGATGAGATTATAGAAATCTTAGAAAATGCCAATGATTATGTAGGAAGCCTAATTTCGGGAATTTCTACTGATGATTTGAATACCGCCATTGAGTTTCGTAAACTGGAGATGAGCAAAGAAAATATTTTTTACCTGTTGAGAGATCATCAGGTACATCATCGTGGTCAATGCATTGTCTATCTCAGAATGGCAGGAGTAAAAGCGCCTCCCTATGTAGGATGGTAA
- a CDS encoding glycosyltransferase translates to MKKKVDLRIFCSKMAKVATIIITYNGSYWIKRSLEHLFQSSVTSYLIIVDNNSTDDTIEIIKPFLEKIELIQLPSNLGFGGANNIGIQRALELGYSHIFLLNQDGYVQKDCISKLLSTSLLSPQFGIISPIQLDATGHAMDPVFQSQVAKYYAPDTGRLNKELVKEKPSDPIEVRFVGAAAWFLTSELIKKVGLFHPVFFHYGEDNNFAARAQYFGFKIGIQVTTAMIHDRKPRKKSKFLPIKLRSFPLHQLLDIRKPFVLAWVVAYYQMMRTWKKLHKASGNKHKKQFLEMRKWFFSDLKKALEIREEMKKGYK, encoded by the coding sequence GTGAAAAAAAAGGTAGATTTAAGGATATTTTGTAGTAAAATGGCTAAGGTTGCGACTATTATCATAACATATAATGGATCTTATTGGATAAAAAGATCCCTGGAGCATTTATTCCAAAGTTCGGTAACTTCTTACCTCATCATCGTGGACAACAACTCCACTGACGATACCATTGAAATCATCAAACCTTTTCTTGAAAAGATTGAATTGATCCAATTACCCTCAAACCTGGGTTTTGGAGGTGCAAACAACATAGGCATTCAAAGGGCTTTAGAACTAGGTTATTCCCATATTTTTCTATTAAATCAAGATGGATATGTTCAAAAGGATTGTATTTCAAAGTTACTTTCCACAAGCTTACTCAGTCCTCAATTTGGCATTATAAGTCCGATACAATTGGATGCCACAGGACATGCAATGGACCCGGTTTTTCAGAGTCAGGTGGCCAAGTATTATGCTCCGGATACAGGCAGACTGAATAAGGAACTTGTAAAGGAAAAGCCCTCAGACCCAATAGAGGTAAGGTTTGTGGGTGCTGCCGCTTGGTTTCTTACTTCCGAACTGATCAAAAAAGTCGGTTTGTTTCATCCTGTGTTTTTTCACTATGGGGAAGATAACAACTTTGCGGCCCGGGCCCAGTATTTTGGCTTTAAGATTGGTATTCAGGTAACTACAGCCATGATTCACGATAGGAAACCTCGGAAAAAATCCAAATTTTTACCCATAAAGCTTAGATCTTTTCCGCTGCATCAATTGCTTGATATCAGAAAACCTTTTGTGCTTGCCTGGGTGGTGGCATATTACCAAATGATGCGAACTTGGAAAAAGCTCCATAAAGCAAGTGGAAACAAACACAAAAAACAGTTTTTGGAAATGCGCAAATGGTTTTTTTCAGATTTAAAAAAGGCATTGGAAATTAGAGAAGAAATGAAGAAGGGCTATAAGTAA
- the egtD gene encoding L-histidine N(alpha)-methyltransferase encodes MGSDSFINDVIWGLSDPQKHLPSKYFYDEKGSRIFQEIMQMDEYYLPGCEREILYKQSQQIANEINHEEFDIIELGAGDGSKTLIFLEAVVNIGKKITYIPMDISEEILKVNRQHILERLPDLSVEVLPGDYFSTIRAIESRPKPRLVMFMGSNIGNFPGEKAIEFIRFVNDYLNPGDYFLMGVDLKKNPHVIRAAYNDKKGITKRFNLNLLERINRELKGDFNLKAFEHYGVYNPLSGAALSFLVSMQEQDIHIADHTFHFDQYETIHTEVSQKYSLKELDQLAIKTGFSWDRHFTDSRGYYSLSLFKK; translated from the coding sequence ATGGGAAGTGACAGCTTTATCAATGACGTAATTTGGGGATTGAGTGATCCCCAGAAACATCTACCGTCCAAATATTTCTATGACGAAAAAGGATCAAGGATTTTCCAGGAAATCATGCAGATGGATGAATATTATCTTCCGGGCTGTGAAAGGGAAATCCTTTACAAGCAATCCCAACAGATCGCCAATGAAATCAACCATGAGGAATTTGATATCATTGAATTGGGGGCCGGAGATGGGTCCAAGACTTTGATATTCTTAGAAGCTGTGGTGAATATTGGAAAAAAGATCACTTATATTCCCATGGACATTTCCGAAGAAATTTTGAAGGTCAACAGACAGCATATTTTGGAAAGACTTCCAGACTTGTCTGTTGAGGTATTACCAGGAGATTATTTCAGCACTATCAGAGCAATTGAGTCCAGACCAAAACCTCGATTGGTCATGTTTATGGGCAGCAATATTGGGAATTTTCCAGGTGAGAAAGCAATTGAATTTATCCGTTTTGTCAATGACTATTTGAATCCTGGAGATTATTTTCTGATGGGCGTCGATCTGAAGAAAAATCCCCATGTCATCAGGGCTGCTTATAATGACAAAAAAGGAATTACAAAGCGCTTCAATTTAAACCTATTGGAAAGGATCAATCGGGAATTGAAAGGTGATTTTAACCTCAAAGCATTTGAGCATTATGGGGTATACAATCCATTGAGTGGGGCAGCGCTTAGTTTTTTGGTCAGTATGCAAGAACAGGATATCCATATTGCAGACCATACTTTTCATTTTGACCAATATGAAACCATCCATACGGAAGTTTCTCAGAAATACAGCTTAAAGGAATTGGATCAATTGGCAATCAAGACCGGATTTTCCTGGGACAGACATTTTACGGATAGCAGAGGATATTATTCCTTGAGTTTATTTAAAAAGTGA
- a CDS encoding DUF427 domain-containing protein: MKAIWNNTVIAESEKTIQIEGNHYFPADTIKKEYFKPSDTHTTCPWKGVASYYSIVVNGETNKDAAWYYPEAKPAAREIQDHVAFWKGVKVER; this comes from the coding sequence ATGAAAGCAATCTGGAATAATACCGTCATCGCAGAAAGTGAAAAAACCATTCAAATAGAAGGAAATCACTATTTCCCTGCAGATACCATAAAAAAAGAATATTTCAAACCCTCCGATACCCATACCACCTGTCCATGGAAAGGCGTGGCATCTTATTATTCGATTGTGGTCAATGGAGAAACCAATAAAGATGCCGCTTGGTATTATCCGGAAGCCAAACCTGCAGCTAGGGAAATCCAAGACCATGTTGCCTTTTGGAAGGGAGTAAAAGTGGAGCGATAA
- a CDS encoding CsbD family protein, translating into MQNKKTIKIENYQVTGDWGRQSSLLQEKFPELTDDDLEFEEGKEDELIRRLEVRLNKKHDEVVNIIRKSQLETI; encoded by the coding sequence ATGCAGAATAAAAAGACCATTAAAATTGAAAATTATCAAGTTACAGGTGATTGGGGAAGGCAATCTTCTCTTTTGCAGGAAAAATTTCCGGAACTCACTGATGATGATCTTGAATTTGAGGAAGGCAAGGAAGATGAACTGATCAGAAGGTTGGAAGTCAGACTGAATAAAAAGCATGATGAGGTAGTCAATATTATCAGAAAAAGTCAATTGGAAACTATTTGA
- a CDS encoding S9 family peptidase: MKNINTLTLFGFWIVILFSIPEVVAQEKLKLEQFYDVISVADPQISPDGKEIIYTRGWVDKVNDTRRNELYIMDADGSKNRFFSKGSSPSWSPDGTRIAYMAQGEPSGNQIFVKYKNMEGATQVTRTEKTPTNIKWSPDGKYIAFNLLVPYSEPWNIKMPDRPKGAKWTEAPKIITQLNYRRDRVGYVEEGFNHIFIVSADGGTPRQLTQGNWNHSGVEWTPDGKEILFTSLRVEDAEYEYRQSNIYAVNVENKEIRQLTERNGIDRSPIVSPDGKKVAYVGYDWTDDTYIENKLYIMDIDGKNPKELAVDFDRSPSSMFWANDNSGVYFNADYNGTRNLYFAPIRGGHKQVSQGNHLLTVSDINKNGTAVGIMTDYHTPAEVIAFNVTNPSIKKLTSLNDSMLKNLHLGEVEEIWYKSTDNLDVHGWIVRPPDFDATKKYPLILVIHGGPHGMYNVGFNFTWQHHAAEGYVVLYTNPRGSSGYGSAFGNAIKNDYPGKDYDDLMNGVDEVIKKGYIDEKNLFVYGGSGGGVLTSWIVGHTDRFAAASVNFPVINWLSFVGNTDGVSWYKNFKEYPWDDPSEHIRRSPLMYVGNVKTPTMLMCGEDDLRTPISQTEEFYQALKVLKVPTAMIRFQNEYHGTGTNPSNYMRTQLYLYSWFDKYKRK; encoded by the coding sequence ATGAAAAACATAAACACCCTTACTTTATTTGGATTTTGGATAGTGATTCTATTCAGCATACCCGAAGTAGTTGCTCAGGAAAAACTCAAGTTGGAGCAATTTTATGATGTTATTAGTGTGGCAGACCCACAAATTTCTCCTGATGGTAAAGAAATCATATATACCAGAGGTTGGGTAGATAAAGTGAATGATACTCGTAGGAATGAACTGTATATCATGGATGCTGATGGCAGTAAAAACCGATTTTTCAGCAAAGGCAGTTCTCCAAGCTGGTCACCTGATGGCACTCGAATTGCCTACATGGCTCAAGGTGAACCATCAGGCAATCAAATTTTTGTCAAGTACAAGAATATGGAGGGTGCTACGCAAGTGACAAGAACAGAAAAAACTCCCACCAATATCAAATGGTCTCCGGATGGTAAATACATTGCTTTCAATCTGCTTGTTCCGTACAGTGAACCTTGGAACATAAAGATGCCTGACCGACCAAAAGGAGCTAAGTGGACCGAGGCCCCCAAAATCATCACTCAATTGAATTATAGGCGTGACCGGGTAGGCTATGTGGAAGAGGGCTTTAATCATATTTTTATCGTTTCGGCTGATGGTGGAACCCCTCGTCAACTGACGCAAGGGAATTGGAATCATAGTGGAGTAGAATGGACACCGGATGGCAAGGAAATTCTGTTTACTAGTCTTCGCGTAGAAGATGCAGAATATGAATACAGGCAATCTAATATTTATGCTGTCAACGTAGAGAATAAGGAAATTCGTCAATTAACCGAAAGGAATGGTATTGATCGTTCACCGATAGTTTCTCCTGATGGTAAAAAAGTGGCCTATGTAGGTTATGACTGGACTGATGATACCTACATAGAAAATAAGCTTTACATCATGGATATTGATGGAAAAAACCCAAAGGAATTAGCTGTGGACTTTGACCGTTCACCTTCAAGTATGTTTTGGGCAAATGATAACTCAGGTGTTTATTTCAATGCGGACTATAACGGAACAAGAAACCTCTATTTTGCTCCCATTAGAGGAGGGCATAAGCAAGTGAGTCAAGGCAACCATCTGCTGACAGTTTCGGACATCAATAAGAATGGTACAGCTGTGGGGATAATGACTGACTACCACACTCCAGCAGAAGTTATTGCATTCAATGTAACTAATCCCAGCATCAAAAAATTAACCAGCTTGAATGATAGCATGCTGAAAAATTTACACTTGGGAGAAGTTGAGGAAATATGGTATAAGTCTACTGATAATTTAGATGTTCATGGCTGGATTGTCCGACCGCCTGACTTTGATGCTACCAAAAAATATCCCCTGATCCTAGTGATACATGGTGGACCACATGGAATGTACAACGTTGGCTTCAACTTCACTTGGCAACATCACGCAGCTGAAGGCTATGTGGTACTTTATACCAATCCAAGAGGCTCATCGGGCTATGGATCAGCTTTTGGCAATGCTATTAAAAACGACTACCCCGGTAAGGATTATGATGATCTGATGAATGGCGTCGACGAGGTCATCAAAAAAGGCTATATCGATGAAAAAAATCTCTTCGTCTATGGCGGTAGTGGCGGAGGAGTTTTGACTTCTTGGATAGTTGGACATACAGACCGATTTGCTGCAGCTTCTGTCAACTTCCCAGTGATCAACTGGCTGTCTTTTGTAGGCAATACGGACGGGGTGAGTTGGTATAAAAACTTCAAAGAGTATCCATGGGATGATCCAAGCGAACACATTAGAAGATCGCCTTTAATGTATGTAGGAAACGTAAAAACACCCACCATGCTGATGTGTGGTGAAGATGACTTGAGAACTCCCATTTCACAAACAGAAGAATTTTATCAAGCCTTGAAGGTGCTGAAAGTCCCTACCGCTATGATCCGTTTCCAAAACGAATACCATGGTACAGGCACCAATCCATCCAACTATATGCGTACCCAGCTCTACCTCTATTCTTGGTTTGATAAGTACAAAAGGAAATAA
- a CDS encoding FAD-containing oxidoreductase, with protein sequence MKFDAIVIGSGQAGTPLVFKLAGEGMKVAFIEKEHLGGTCLNVGCTPTKTYVASARRMYDALNGEALGVFIPKGAKVDLLKVKERKDKLIQKSVDGIAKGLDSEKNITFYKGEAKFVSSKTITINGKTLEADKIFINVGARPLIPEPFQGLDYLTNQSILELDKLPEHLAIIGGSYIGLEFGQMFRRFGSQVTIVEKADRIISREDEDVSAEIQKVMEKEGVEFRLEAECIGAKKDKDGSFRVKVDCEKGEPEFHASHLLLAVGRIPNTDLLNLEATGVEVNKKGYIQVNDELETNIPGIYALGDCNGKGAFTHTSYNDFEIVSTNLFENGKRKLSDRILTYALFVDPPLGRAGISLKDAKEKGLNVLVGYKKMEEVARAREKGETDGFMRVIVDAESNKILGATVLGVGGDEIISGILNVMYADAPYTVIRDSVQVHPTVSELIPTLLEDLE encoded by the coding sequence ATGAAATTTGATGCAATTGTGATAGGCTCAGGACAGGCAGGTACGCCATTGGTTTTTAAGCTTGCCGGTGAAGGGATGAAAGTGGCCTTTATTGAAAAAGAACATCTTGGTGGTACATGCCTGAATGTTGGCTGTACACCAACCAAAACCTATGTAGCCAGCGCAAGAAGGATGTATGATGCCCTAAATGGAGAGGCCTTGGGTGTATTCATTCCAAAGGGGGCTAAAGTGGACCTCCTAAAAGTCAAAGAACGAAAAGATAAGCTTATCCAAAAATCAGTGGACGGCATAGCCAAAGGCCTTGATTCAGAGAAAAACATTACTTTTTATAAAGGTGAGGCCAAGTTTGTAAGTTCAAAAACCATCACCATCAATGGAAAAACTTTGGAGGCAGATAAGATATTTATCAATGTTGGAGCAAGACCTCTTATTCCTGAACCTTTTCAAGGGTTGGATTATCTGACCAATCAGAGCATTTTGGAGCTGGATAAACTTCCCGAACACTTGGCTATAATCGGTGGAAGTTATATAGGACTGGAATTCGGACAGATGTTCCGGAGATTTGGCAGTCAGGTGACCATTGTGGAAAAGGCGGATAGGATTATTTCAAGAGAGGATGAAGATGTTTCAGCAGAAATCCAAAAAGTGATGGAAAAAGAAGGAGTTGAATTTCGATTGGAAGCCGAATGCATTGGTGCTAAAAAGGATAAAGATGGCTCTTTTAGGGTAAAGGTTGACTGTGAGAAAGGAGAACCTGAATTTCATGCAAGCCATTTGCTTCTGGCAGTTGGCAGGATACCAAATACTGATCTATTAAACCTTGAGGCTACCGGGGTTGAGGTGAATAAAAAAGGATATATTCAAGTCAATGATGAACTGGAAACAAATATTCCAGGGATTTATGCCTTAGGGGACTGCAATGGTAAAGGGGCATTTACCCATACTTCCTACAATGATTTTGAGATTGTCTCGACCAATCTCTTTGAAAATGGAAAGAGAAAATTATCAGATCGTATCCTGACCTATGCCCTGTTTGTTGACCCACCTTTGGGAAGGGCAGGTATCAGTCTTAAGGATGCAAAAGAAAAAGGACTGAATGTCTTGGTCGGGTATAAAAAAATGGAAGAAGTGGCAAGGGCAAGAGAAAAGGGAGAAACTGACGGCTTTATGAGAGTCATTGTGGATGCTGAATCCAACAAAATCCTTGGTGCGACTGTTCTAGGTGTGGGCGGTGATGAAATCATCAGTGGGATCTTGAATGTTATGTATGCTGATGCACCTTATACGGTCATTCGGGATTCTGTGCAGGTGCATCCCACTGTTTCAGAATTGATTCCAACCTTACTGGAGGATTTGGAATAA
- the egtB gene encoding ergothioneine biosynthesis protein EgtB, with the protein MNRNHKLTALFLKCRNLTESICGPLEVEDYVPQPIVDVSPPKWHLGHTTWFFEAFVLQQFAKGYKIFHEDFAYLFNSYYNNAGERVLRPNRGLMSRPPVREVMDYRKYVTDSMVKFLSLNQEDKILDIIELGINHEQQHQELLVYDIKYILGNQPTFPVYGEGFECKKGATENGFVKRAAGLYSIGADGKSFCYDNELAQHQVYLREYQISKSLVTNGEYLEFIQSGAYTDFNLWLAEGWDFINREGIQAPLYWHKINGEWWNYTFKGLQKVDVNVPVQHVSFYEALAFAEWKGMRLPTEFEWEAAAEDLQWGQLWEWTYSAYQPYPGFAKAPGALGEYNGKFMINQNVLRGASVATPQDHSRITYRNFFHAASRWLFSGIRLAK; encoded by the coding sequence ATGAACAGAAATCATAAGCTCACCGCACTTTTCTTAAAATGTAGAAATCTCACAGAGTCTATCTGTGGACCTCTGGAAGTGGAGGATTATGTGCCCCAACCCATCGTGGATGTTTCTCCCCCCAAATGGCATTTGGGCCATACTACCTGGTTTTTTGAAGCCTTTGTATTACAGCAGTTTGCTAAAGGGTATAAAATCTTTCATGAGGATTTTGCTTATTTGTTCAATAGTTATTACAACAACGCAGGAGAGAGGGTGCTTCGGCCTAACCGTGGATTGATGAGCCGCCCACCTGTCAGAGAGGTGATGGATTATAGAAAATACGTAACGGATTCCATGGTGAAATTTTTATCCCTGAACCAGGAGGATAAAATATTGGATATCATCGAACTCGGCATCAACCATGAGCAGCAGCATCAGGAATTGTTAGTCTATGATATCAAATACATTTTGGGCAATCAACCTACTTTTCCGGTGTATGGTGAAGGATTTGAATGTAAAAAAGGGGCTACAGAAAATGGATTCGTGAAAAGAGCTGCGGGTTTGTACAGCATTGGAGCAGATGGAAAAAGTTTTTGTTATGACAACGAACTTGCGCAGCATCAGGTCTATTTGAGAGAATATCAGATTTCCAAATCCCTGGTTACCAATGGGGAATACCTGGAATTTATCCAGTCAGGGGCTTACACTGATTTTAATTTATGGCTTGCCGAAGGTTGGGATTTCATCAATCGGGAAGGAATTCAGGCGCCACTTTATTGGCACAAAATCAATGGGGAATGGTGGAACTATACCTTCAAAGGGCTTCAAAAAGTGGATGTGAATGTACCTGTTCAGCATGTAAGTTTTTATGAAGCTTTGGCATTTGCAGAGTGGAAGGGTATGCGACTGCCGACGGAATTTGAATGGGAGGCAGCTGCGGAAGATTTACAATGGGGACAATTATGGGAATGGACCTACAGCGCCTATCAGCCATATCCGGGATTTGCAAAAGCACCCGGGGCATTGGGTGAATACAACGGAAAATTTATGATCAATCAAAATGTCCTTCGCGGAGCCTCTGTGGCTACTCCTCAGGACCACAGTAGAATTACTTACAGGAATTTCTTCCACGCCGCCTCCAGATGGCTTTTTTCAGGAATAAGGCTGGCAAAATAA
- a CDS encoding lmo0937 family membrane protein, with the protein MGNLLYIIAVILIIIWAVGFLGYNSGGIIHILLVIAIIAIILRVIRGGRIG; encoded by the coding sequence ATGGGAAATCTACTTTATATTATTGCGGTCATATTAATCATCATTTGGGCTGTAGGCTTTTTAGGCTACAACAGTGGGGGAATTATTCATATCTTGTTGGTCATTGCCATAATCGCAATAATCCTTAGGGTAATCAGGGGAGGAAGAATTGGTTAA